The Desmodus rotundus isolate HL8 chromosome 13, HLdesRot8A.1, whole genome shotgun sequence genome has a window encoding:
- the RNF122 gene encoding RING finger protein 122 isoform X1, translated as MHPFQWCNGCFCGLGLVSTNKSCSMPPISFQDLPLNIYMVIFGTGIFVFMLSLIFCCYFISKLRNQAQSERYGYKEVVLKGDAKKLQLYGQTCAVCLEDFKGKDELGVLPCQHAFHRKCLVKWLEVRCVCPMCNKPIAGPSEATQSIGILLDELV; from the exons GGTGTTTCTGCGGCCTGGGACTGGTTAGTACTAACAAGTCCTGCTCAATGCCACCCATCAGTTTCCAAGACCTTCCTCTCAACATCTACATGGTCATCTTTGGCACAGGCATCTTTGTGTTCATGCTCAGCCTCATCTTCTGCTGTTATTTCATCAG CAAACTGCGAAACCAGGCACAGAGTGAACGATACGGATATAAGGAG GTGGTGCTTAAAGGTGATGCCAAGAAATTACAATTATATGGG CAGACCTGTGCAGTCTGTCTGGAAGACTTCAAGGGGAAGGATGAGTTAGGTGTGCTCCCATGCCAACATGCTTTTCATCGGAA GTGTCTGGTGAAGTGGCTGGAAGTGCGCTGTGTCTGCCCTATGTGTAACAAGCCCATCGCTGGTCCCTCAGAGGCCACACAGAGCATCGGGATCCTATTGGATGAGCTGGTGTGA
- the RNF122 gene encoding RING finger protein 122 isoform X2, giving the protein MHPFQWCNGCFCGLGLVSTNKSCSMPPISFQDLPLNIYMVIFGTGIFVFMLSLIFCCYFISKLRNQAQSERYGYKEVVLKGDAKKLQLYGTCAVCLEDFKGKDELGVLPCQHAFHRKCLVKWLEVRCVCPMCNKPIAGPSEATQSIGILLDELV; this is encoded by the exons GGTGTTTCTGCGGCCTGGGACTGGTTAGTACTAACAAGTCCTGCTCAATGCCACCCATCAGTTTCCAAGACCTTCCTCTCAACATCTACATGGTCATCTTTGGCACAGGCATCTTTGTGTTCATGCTCAGCCTCATCTTCTGCTGTTATTTCATCAG CAAACTGCGAAACCAGGCACAGAGTGAACGATACGGATATAAGGAG GTGGTGCTTAAAGGTGATGCCAAGAAATTACAATTATATGGG ACCTGTGCAGTCTGTCTGGAAGACTTCAAGGGGAAGGATGAGTTAGGTGTGCTCCCATGCCAACATGCTTTTCATCGGAA GTGTCTGGTGAAGTGGCTGGAAGTGCGCTGTGTCTGCCCTATGTGTAACAAGCCCATCGCTGGTCCCTCAGAGGCCACACAGAGCATCGGGATCCTATTGGATGAGCTGGTGTGA